The following are encoded together in the Tripterygium wilfordii isolate XIE 37 chromosome 18, ASM1340144v1, whole genome shotgun sequence genome:
- the LOC119984469 gene encoding uncharacterized protein LOC119984469 isoform X1, which translates to MLSKFPVTHLKLTPNSSIPYRGGFCKFGYSCRGSRDEKLRFKFVVQSLGDKWKLSDIDTNAVQEKLSSWLSKTQHILNEVTSPHKNKKPDPEDVVDAQEMEEIFLVEQTIHSRTPNGILSLAAIVSIEQFSRMNGLTGQKMQKIFNALVPEPLCKDARNLVEYCCFRFLSRHSSGIHPCLKEPAFQRLIFITMLAWGDPYCAENNSNANDPDKASLQGKLVLEEAFVRIAPAVSGVADRSTVHNLFKALAGDEQGISVNSWLTYVDELLKVHEGRKSYQIREFPQLTNEKVLCIASSRKRPVLKWENNMAWPGKLMLTEKALYFEAAELLGRKEAMRLDLTRDGLQVEKTKVGPLGSVLFDSAVSVSSGLESEKWVLEFVDFGGDFRRDVWHAFINEVISLHSFIREFGPEDSDQSISIVYGADKGKERATTSGICSIARLQALQFMRKLLDDPIKLVQFSYLQIAPDGDVVCQALAVNYWGGPLVTKLADTGASPSDEAVETSNHVFDLDGSTYLQKWMKSPSWASNASINFWKNSSAGQGVVLSKNLVVADATLVERAAAISKQKFRVVERTQATIDAATLKGIPSNIDLFKELILPLAIVTKNFEKLRRWEEPHLTISFLAISYTIIFRNLLPYVFPTMMMILAAVMLTLKGLKEQGRLGRSFGKVTIRDQPPSNTIQKIMALRDAMDDMENYLQNLNVTLLKIRTIVLSGQPQITTEVAMVLLSWAAILLIIPFKYVLAFLLIDLFTRELSFRREMVKRFRTFLKERWDIIPATPVIVLPYESKPANRIKETEQAIRKTLKLQEN; encoded by the exons ATGCTCTCGAAGTTTCCCGTCACCCACTTGAAATTAACACCCAATTCTTCAATTCCGTACAGAGGAGGTTTTTGTAAGTTTGGATACTCTTGTCGGGGTTCTAGAGATGAGAAGTTAAGGTTCAAGTTTGTGGTTCAGTCTCTTGGGGATAAATGGAAGCTCAGTGACATTGATACTA ATGCAGTGCAAGAAAAATTGAGTTCATGGCTGTCTAAAACCCAGCATATCTTGAATGAGGTGACTTCGccccacaaaaacaaaaaacctgaTCCTGAAGATGTGGTTGATGCTCAAGAGATGGAGGAAATATTTTTGGTGGAGCAGACTATTCATAGTAGGACCCCTAATGGAATTCTTTCATTAGCTGCTATTGTGTCAATCGAGCAATTTAGCAG GATGAATGGTTTGACAGGGCAGAAAATGCAAAAGATATTCAACGCACTTGTCCCTGAACCTCTGTGCAAGGATGCTCGAAATTTGGTGGAGTACTGTTGCTTTAGGTTCTTATCAAGGCATAGCTCTGGTATCCATCCCTGCCTCAAG GAACCTGCATTTCAGAGGCTAATCTTCATCACAATGCTTGCTTGGGGGGATCCCTATTGTGCAGAAAATAATTCAAATGCCAATGATCCAGACAAAGCTTCTCTTCAG GGGAAGCTTGTACTAGAAGAGGCTTTTGTTCGCATTGCTCCAGCTGTATCAGGTGTGGCTGATCGATCGACAGTACATAATCTTTTCAAGGCTCTTGCTGGTGATGAACAGGGCATCTCCGTAAATTCATGGCTGACCTATGTTGATGAACTTCTCAA GGTGCATGAAGGAAGGAAGTCTTACCAGATTCGTGAGTTCCCTCAGCTAACAAATGAGAAAGTCTTATGCATCGCCTCTAGCAGGAAGCGACCAGTTCTTAAATGGGAGAATAACATGGCATGGCCTGGGAAACTTATGTTGACTGAAAAAGCACTCTATTTTGAG GCAGCCGAACTACTGGGGCGCAAAGAAGCTATGCGACTTGATCTTACAAGAGATGGGTTACAGGTTGAGAAAACAAAAGTTGGACCTCTGGGTTCAGTTCTTTTTGACTCTGCAGTATCTGTTTCATCTGGGCTTGA GTCAGAGAAATGGGTCCTAGAATTTGTTGACTTTGGAGGTGACTTTAGACGAGATGTTTGGCATGCATTCATCAATGAAGTTATCTCTTTACATAGCTTCATACGTGAGTTTGGGCCTGAGGATAGTGATCAATCAATATCTATAGTGTATGGTGCAGACAAAGGGAAGGAAAGGGCAACTACCAGTGGCATCTGTAGTATAGCAAGACTTCAGGCACTTCAGTTTATGCGGAAGTTGTTGGATGATCCCATAAAACTAGTTCAGTTCTCTTATTTGCAAATTGCACCTGATGGCGATGTTGTTTGCCAAGCTCTTGCTGTGAATTATTGGGGTGGACCATTAGTTACAAAGCTCGCAGATACAGGAGCAAGCCCTTCTGATGAGGCAGTAGAGACTAGTAATCATGTGTTTGACTTAGACGGAAGTACTTACTTGCAGAAGTGGATGAAGTCTCCTTCTTGGGCTTCTAATGCTTCCATTAATTTTTGGAAGAATTCTTCAGCAGGACAAGGGGTGGTACTGAGTAAAAATCTTGTTGTTGCTGATGCAACTCTGGTAGAGAGGGCTGCAgcaataagcaaacaaaaatttcGTGTAGTCGAGAGAACTCAAGCAACAATTGATGCTGCAACACTGAAAGGAATACCGAGTAACATCGACCTTTTCAAG GAACTTATACTTCCTTTGGCAATAGTTACAAAGAATTTTGAAAAGCTTAGACGCTGGGAGGAGCCACATTTGACCATCTCTTTTCTAGCCATTTCCTACACAATTATATTCAG AAATTTGCTCCCGTATGTGTTTCCtacaatgatgatgattttggcAGCTGTAATGCTAACACTAAAGGGCCTAAAGGAGCAAGGCCGCCTTGGAAGGTCTTTTGGAAAAGTTACCATCCGTGATCAGCCTCCATCAAATACTATTCAAAAGATAATGGCTTTGAGAGATGCCATGGATGATATGGAAAATTATCTCCAGAATCTGAACGTCACACTTCTGAAAATTCGTACCATTGTTCTTTCGGGCCAACCCCAG ATAACAACCGAggttgcaatggtgttattgtCTTGGGCTGCAATTCTTCTCATTATCCCCTTCAAGTACGTTCTTGCCTTTCTTCTGATTGATCTCTTCACTCGGGAGCTCAGTTTCAGGAGGGAAATGGTCAAGAGGTTCCGTACTTTCTTGAAGGAACGTTGGGACATAATACCAGCTACCCCAGTTATAGTTTTACCTTACGAGTCCAAACCAGCCAATCGAATAAAGGAAACAGAACAAGCAATAAGAAAGACGTTAAAGTTGCAGGAGAACTAG
- the LOC119984469 gene encoding uncharacterized protein LOC119984469 isoform X2 yields MNGLTGQKMQKIFNALVPEPLCKDARNLVEYCCFRFLSRHSSGIHPCLKEPAFQRLIFITMLAWGDPYCAENNSNANDPDKASLQGKLVLEEAFVRIAPAVSGVADRSTVHNLFKALAGDEQGISVNSWLTYVDELLKVHEGRKSYQIREFPQLTNEKVLCIASSRKRPVLKWENNMAWPGKLMLTEKALYFEAAELLGRKEAMRLDLTRDGLQVEKTKVGPLGSVLFDSAVSVSSGLESEKWVLEFVDFGGDFRRDVWHAFINEVISLHSFIREFGPEDSDQSISIVYGADKGKERATTSGICSIARLQALQFMRKLLDDPIKLVQFSYLQIAPDGDVVCQALAVNYWGGPLVTKLADTGASPSDEAVETSNHVFDLDGSTYLQKWMKSPSWASNASINFWKNSSAGQGVVLSKNLVVADATLVERAAAISKQKFRVVERTQATIDAATLKGIPSNIDLFKELILPLAIVTKNFEKLRRWEEPHLTISFLAISYTIIFRNLLPYVFPTMMMILAAVMLTLKGLKEQGRLGRSFGKVTIRDQPPSNTIQKIMALRDAMDDMENYLQNLNVTLLKIRTIVLSGQPQITTEVAMVLLSWAAILLIIPFKYVLAFLLIDLFTRELSFRREMVKRFRTFLKERWDIIPATPVIVLPYESKPANRIKETEQAIRKTLKLQEN; encoded by the exons ATGAATGGTTTGACAGGGCAGAAAATGCAAAAGATATTCAACGCACTTGTCCCTGAACCTCTGTGCAAGGATGCTCGAAATTTGGTGGAGTACTGTTGCTTTAGGTTCTTATCAAGGCATAGCTCTGGTATCCATCCCTGCCTCAAG GAACCTGCATTTCAGAGGCTAATCTTCATCACAATGCTTGCTTGGGGGGATCCCTATTGTGCAGAAAATAATTCAAATGCCAATGATCCAGACAAAGCTTCTCTTCAG GGGAAGCTTGTACTAGAAGAGGCTTTTGTTCGCATTGCTCCAGCTGTATCAGGTGTGGCTGATCGATCGACAGTACATAATCTTTTCAAGGCTCTTGCTGGTGATGAACAGGGCATCTCCGTAAATTCATGGCTGACCTATGTTGATGAACTTCTCAA GGTGCATGAAGGAAGGAAGTCTTACCAGATTCGTGAGTTCCCTCAGCTAACAAATGAGAAAGTCTTATGCATCGCCTCTAGCAGGAAGCGACCAGTTCTTAAATGGGAGAATAACATGGCATGGCCTGGGAAACTTATGTTGACTGAAAAAGCACTCTATTTTGAG GCAGCCGAACTACTGGGGCGCAAAGAAGCTATGCGACTTGATCTTACAAGAGATGGGTTACAGGTTGAGAAAACAAAAGTTGGACCTCTGGGTTCAGTTCTTTTTGACTCTGCAGTATCTGTTTCATCTGGGCTTGA GTCAGAGAAATGGGTCCTAGAATTTGTTGACTTTGGAGGTGACTTTAGACGAGATGTTTGGCATGCATTCATCAATGAAGTTATCTCTTTACATAGCTTCATACGTGAGTTTGGGCCTGAGGATAGTGATCAATCAATATCTATAGTGTATGGTGCAGACAAAGGGAAGGAAAGGGCAACTACCAGTGGCATCTGTAGTATAGCAAGACTTCAGGCACTTCAGTTTATGCGGAAGTTGTTGGATGATCCCATAAAACTAGTTCAGTTCTCTTATTTGCAAATTGCACCTGATGGCGATGTTGTTTGCCAAGCTCTTGCTGTGAATTATTGGGGTGGACCATTAGTTACAAAGCTCGCAGATACAGGAGCAAGCCCTTCTGATGAGGCAGTAGAGACTAGTAATCATGTGTTTGACTTAGACGGAAGTACTTACTTGCAGAAGTGGATGAAGTCTCCTTCTTGGGCTTCTAATGCTTCCATTAATTTTTGGAAGAATTCTTCAGCAGGACAAGGGGTGGTACTGAGTAAAAATCTTGTTGTTGCTGATGCAACTCTGGTAGAGAGGGCTGCAgcaataagcaaacaaaaatttcGTGTAGTCGAGAGAACTCAAGCAACAATTGATGCTGCAACACTGAAAGGAATACCGAGTAACATCGACCTTTTCAAG GAACTTATACTTCCTTTGGCAATAGTTACAAAGAATTTTGAAAAGCTTAGACGCTGGGAGGAGCCACATTTGACCATCTCTTTTCTAGCCATTTCCTACACAATTATATTCAG AAATTTGCTCCCGTATGTGTTTCCtacaatgatgatgattttggcAGCTGTAATGCTAACACTAAAGGGCCTAAAGGAGCAAGGCCGCCTTGGAAGGTCTTTTGGAAAAGTTACCATCCGTGATCAGCCTCCATCAAATACTATTCAAAAGATAATGGCTTTGAGAGATGCCATGGATGATATGGAAAATTATCTCCAGAATCTGAACGTCACACTTCTGAAAATTCGTACCATTGTTCTTTCGGGCCAACCCCAG ATAACAACCGAggttgcaatggtgttattgtCTTGGGCTGCAATTCTTCTCATTATCCCCTTCAAGTACGTTCTTGCCTTTCTTCTGATTGATCTCTTCACTCGGGAGCTCAGTTTCAGGAGGGAAATGGTCAAGAGGTTCCGTACTTTCTTGAAGGAACGTTGGGACATAATACCAGCTACCCCAGTTATAGTTTTACCTTACGAGTCCAAACCAGCCAATCGAATAAAGGAAACAGAACAAGCAATAAGAAAGACGTTAAAGTTGCAGGAGAACTAG
- the LOC119984469 gene encoding uncharacterized protein LOC119984469 isoform X3, with translation MLSKFPVTHLKLTPNSSIPYRGGFCKFGYSCRGSRDEKLRFKFVVQSLGDKWKLSDIDTNAVQEKLSSWLSKTQHILNEVTSPHKNKKPDPEDVVDAQEMEEIFLVEQTIHSRTPNGILSLAAIVSIEQFSRMNGLTGQKMQKIFNALVPEPLCKDARNLVEYCCFRFLSRHSSGIHPCLKEPAFQRLIFITMLAWGDPYCAENNSNANDPDKASLQGKLVLEEAFVRIAPAVSGVADRSTVHNLFKALAGDEQGISVNSWLTYVDELLKVHEGRKSYQIREFPQLTNEKVLCIASSRKRPVLKWENNMAWPGKLMLTEKALYFEAAELLGRKEAMRLDLTRDGLQVEKTKVGPLGSVLFDSAVSVSSGLESEKWVLEFVDFGGDFRRDVWHAFINEVISLHSFIREFGPEDSDQSISIVYGADKGKERATTSGICSIARLQALQFMRKLLDDPIKLVQFSYLQIAPDGDVVCQALAVNYWGGPLVTKLADTGASPSDEAVETSNHVFDLDGSTYLQKWMKSPSWASNASINFWKNSSAGQGVVLSKNLVVADATLVERAAAISKQKFRVVERTQATIDAATLKGIPSNIDLFKELILPLAIVTKNFEKLRRWEEPHLTISFLAISYTIIFSCNANTKGPKGARPPWKVFWKSYHP, from the exons ATGCTCTCGAAGTTTCCCGTCACCCACTTGAAATTAACACCCAATTCTTCAATTCCGTACAGAGGAGGTTTTTGTAAGTTTGGATACTCTTGTCGGGGTTCTAGAGATGAGAAGTTAAGGTTCAAGTTTGTGGTTCAGTCTCTTGGGGATAAATGGAAGCTCAGTGACATTGATACTA ATGCAGTGCAAGAAAAATTGAGTTCATGGCTGTCTAAAACCCAGCATATCTTGAATGAGGTGACTTCGccccacaaaaacaaaaaacctgaTCCTGAAGATGTGGTTGATGCTCAAGAGATGGAGGAAATATTTTTGGTGGAGCAGACTATTCATAGTAGGACCCCTAATGGAATTCTTTCATTAGCTGCTATTGTGTCAATCGAGCAATTTAGCAG GATGAATGGTTTGACAGGGCAGAAAATGCAAAAGATATTCAACGCACTTGTCCCTGAACCTCTGTGCAAGGATGCTCGAAATTTGGTGGAGTACTGTTGCTTTAGGTTCTTATCAAGGCATAGCTCTGGTATCCATCCCTGCCTCAAG GAACCTGCATTTCAGAGGCTAATCTTCATCACAATGCTTGCTTGGGGGGATCCCTATTGTGCAGAAAATAATTCAAATGCCAATGATCCAGACAAAGCTTCTCTTCAG GGGAAGCTTGTACTAGAAGAGGCTTTTGTTCGCATTGCTCCAGCTGTATCAGGTGTGGCTGATCGATCGACAGTACATAATCTTTTCAAGGCTCTTGCTGGTGATGAACAGGGCATCTCCGTAAATTCATGGCTGACCTATGTTGATGAACTTCTCAA GGTGCATGAAGGAAGGAAGTCTTACCAGATTCGTGAGTTCCCTCAGCTAACAAATGAGAAAGTCTTATGCATCGCCTCTAGCAGGAAGCGACCAGTTCTTAAATGGGAGAATAACATGGCATGGCCTGGGAAACTTATGTTGACTGAAAAAGCACTCTATTTTGAG GCAGCCGAACTACTGGGGCGCAAAGAAGCTATGCGACTTGATCTTACAAGAGATGGGTTACAGGTTGAGAAAACAAAAGTTGGACCTCTGGGTTCAGTTCTTTTTGACTCTGCAGTATCTGTTTCATCTGGGCTTGA GTCAGAGAAATGGGTCCTAGAATTTGTTGACTTTGGAGGTGACTTTAGACGAGATGTTTGGCATGCATTCATCAATGAAGTTATCTCTTTACATAGCTTCATACGTGAGTTTGGGCCTGAGGATAGTGATCAATCAATATCTATAGTGTATGGTGCAGACAAAGGGAAGGAAAGGGCAACTACCAGTGGCATCTGTAGTATAGCAAGACTTCAGGCACTTCAGTTTATGCGGAAGTTGTTGGATGATCCCATAAAACTAGTTCAGTTCTCTTATTTGCAAATTGCACCTGATGGCGATGTTGTTTGCCAAGCTCTTGCTGTGAATTATTGGGGTGGACCATTAGTTACAAAGCTCGCAGATACAGGAGCAAGCCCTTCTGATGAGGCAGTAGAGACTAGTAATCATGTGTTTGACTTAGACGGAAGTACTTACTTGCAGAAGTGGATGAAGTCTCCTTCTTGGGCTTCTAATGCTTCCATTAATTTTTGGAAGAATTCTTCAGCAGGACAAGGGGTGGTACTGAGTAAAAATCTTGTTGTTGCTGATGCAACTCTGGTAGAGAGGGCTGCAgcaataagcaaacaaaaatttcGTGTAGTCGAGAGAACTCAAGCAACAATTGATGCTGCAACACTGAAAGGAATACCGAGTAACATCGACCTTTTCAAG GAACTTATACTTCCTTTGGCAATAGTTACAAAGAATTTTGAAAAGCTTAGACGCTGGGAGGAGCCACATTTGACCATCTCTTTTCTAGCCATTTCCTACACAATTATATTCAG CTGTAATGCTAACACTAAAGGGCCTAAAGGAGCAAGGCCGCCTTGGAAGGTCTTTTGGAAAAGTTACCATCCGTGA